A part of Paroedura picta isolate Pp20150507F chromosome 7, Ppicta_v3.0, whole genome shotgun sequence genomic DNA contains:
- the LOC143841702 gene encoding uncharacterized protein LOC143841702 produces MAAPIPDFLSLLGDPRLLLGSAFFLLLLNYLLWELLHSHPLGERISHSPWGRHLQPPILPKILAKLRPVIEWVRSRARDLEAAQNTRGILMRLLPSTEEETVSRVHWASIRQLLCDDPACTVCERAARETGPYADATARPSSHGPGDPKSRRKGPQRFTRSASEPAPTSLPMDFSPVRPASSLGPPGAKEVQSPSFEEPAAPDWEERSHPSSHHSGMEVLASSSSTYVASRFTQTKSSSDLSELSVGSLTLSRSTSQLALDRSASQLALGRSVSQLQITLTQQADFQVSLQTEGEASSEHTAGQRRSPLPQKRPCSQTSLPRSEAQSPTGAVEEREAKPTTADVPFLPDAVVATLESHVLVKRVQHYLGLPVALLRSLRSFMLPAPPLTFRRRRREFGVVTRPQALPFVSSGTRKKLELHLSRMVRLKRWDLPRRIHGALGQMRSPLWSNEAPRGQRKPPSAVRKQGPPGVTGQGKGTRRAQRIPARLPPAAGVLDSKTTPASQAELQSHLVKKSLEIRLETFPTIVGHSQKMTWRARVPRLPKSILLGQSCPQLRNRLCLVLRNKADTVDMNIKCKYLHFLWGLPTLHMQSLSKLAPRAPALSTAPAWLHASIEFVSMEPPFVGVWSLEYHVLRKRLQHQWGLPSLVLRSVKQFLVPLPPLPARDASVRCCSRLKVKVLIGDTLFLLSHLEMKEKLETHVKTKIIERRWGLPRRALDSLRVFIPVTPPPVQRPKQPKKTLAQPKGQKVAKRKPPARRPGDLKKLMDSAGKALERHLAKKALEVRLGAIAPRAQRSQAAARRAQKTHKLPKPIPPGLKPLVPRPQELLFVDPPVLGHLQLNLVHKGLMYRWGLITAYKKSLARLFKDTGPPAVLAQALPKPTEPKFTAMPTPFVSRPTREVLEWHVRRKSLQHTWGIPVLIQRSLRYLLPAVPSFYPRKGRRAAVAVSLTEPSFLSNAARRELERNVQKRIFNQRWHLPRRVLDSLRLLQPTWAADALRQNPPGLPFAQSKGSCLRKAGRPNRSAPPVTSALCNACYMKELWGAAPQRSQGFPMLRPKRMGKMELHWTKKCMEVQLGVFPMVLKRSWKRSSLTSQQRLPKLIPAGRRPRQPRKGSLSLVSQEDAGRMEVAVQTCHLMSLWGLGTRYVEGLRAMIPGTPARSPRRPRRPGLEFSAGKVLFLAGQALEALEFHVRRKRLQHEWGLPVLVRRSVQAFVQGSPQAPAARKTTTHIETLQQDLAFLPRGACGRLEHHLQRLKLQRQWGLPLRVLKSLYSLVPGAEPPHSMQLSRVPFSTKPSSRLRGRRGPRGAAEHEPRNRGAPGTAGPGLCLTCRGSALQGRDVKKLQQHLAKKFMEIHLEAFPTVPRLSWRRSWLSLKQPLPKVIPPGHRVLEPRRSSFPFLRAEELDRVEVALRCSRLASLWGLETRYVEAVVAMVPRMPSGPGKSRRAAFGLPAGKLPSFPGLDPAALEMHIQRKRLQHEWGLPALALRSLKGFMQGAPAMPHLSKTVIDTYVLPQVLPFLPQPAHRLLDFHIQRMKLQRAWGLPGRILASLRAFIPSASFGNSSFTLHYKEERSELARSRPGETRRPLWEGKRTPSLCLKQKGLDAHLRRKYLETHLEAFPPLVRRSQAAARSWKKTPLPKLVRAGQKHPTSRAVSLSFLQPATVDLLEVNVKHKHLAFLWGLPGQYMEPLSMFATRGHPPVRLSGKKVRFQEAKTPFCPKEARERLEHHIQRKRLHHHWGLPATIQRSLHAWAPTPSTYTRPRGKTYKDVNVLVADILFVSALAQKKLEISLKKMIIHGRWGLPKRLQGYLRAFAPTPLAERQPQKDRAADGGIMASMPGMKQAQLSPRPRQATAVGLVSRQAPSQAWGSPILGLFRSSKIRALENHLQKKSLEIKFQLPAVGVGTVTRAPLPKCAPLSPVVKPRGAVLFVEPEALLKIKQNIKHKYLTYLWGLPSLHMESLKKMFGTVPEWPQKGLLGKEARWKGRGAAHTGKGTGSSAGFGSRPFLSPTVKLTFLGEKASDLLERHVRHKKLQHEWGLPSTIQKSLRAFAPFPSETRRRTPSLEQAARRPCGLKVNVSPQTLLFLDPAKTRHLEEHLRSRIVAHRWGIPKRVQQSLKLLLPPATLSQRSKDRAQTLLCQCDQIPPAAARHPLSEAGGLWGRVTSRDVSPRRGLSQKGQAQQPYWRAVEQPAVLSPKETHRDKTTRHRRQNLERKPLHTAQSLPSQAWDLLEFHIRRRRIQHEWGLPSMVQKSLQAFAPLPPDKRAVMKPRAGAYLAAKGLRAQRTAADPTRPSAAQVSVPFQATMFLDPDVRRHLEAHVRSRTVSHRWGLPKLVQDSLGAFLPPEPPSQTRHPHSYQQHEAQSDSEGKKSPELLRVEHRRPEKRASAWQGRPVATTRPGKKAAVISPELKPSFLPDELLGLLAFHIQHKKVQHFWGMPIIALRSLHTFAPFPFEKEKDMRRTGKSAREMRPWSRGEVRAITPSLLFLSPDTKLHLENHLSNMIAKHRWGLPALVQQSLKAFLPPAPSSPSKGAQGQPLTTQPHISFRGAAAGGGQLDDAKHEAMPGRRRTRNRESSHQKKQATAFSSPAQKLPFLTREAQELLEFHMQRKKVQHLWGLPMIVLKSLHVFAPFEKEKDTWHTGKGAREMRPWSRGEVRAITPSLLFLSPDTKLHLENHLSNMITKHRWGLPALVQQSLKAFLPPAPSSPSKGAQGQPLTTQPHISFRGAASGGGQLDDSKREVTPRRRRTRNRESSHQKKQATAFSSPAGKLPFLTREAQELLEFHMQRKKVQHLWGLPMIVLKSLHVFAPFEKEKDTWHTGKGAREMRPWSRGEVRAIIPSLLFLSPDTKLHLENHLSNMITKHRWGLPAMVQQSLKAFLPPAPSSPSKGAQPQPLTTQPHISFRGAASGGGQLDDAKHEAMPGRRRTRNRESSHQKKQATAFSSPAQKLPFLTREAQEFLEFHMQRKKVQHLWGLPMIVLKSLHVFAPFEKEKDTRHTGKGAREMRPWSRGEVRAIIPSLLFLSPDTKLHLENHLSNMITKHRWGLPALVQQSLKAFLPPAPSSPSKGAQAQPLATQPHISFRGAAAGGGLLDDSRREVTPRRRRTGSRESSHQKKQATAFSSPAGKLPFLTREAQELLEFHMQRKKVQHLWGLPSTVLRSLRTFAPFPHEPAKHAPDAAVATTKGRPWDTEVRIPPQSLVFLNADARERLEAHVRSRTAEHRWGLPKLVQESLRALLPPSISHPGETIRQPLLHRRLESPQGPMIQPQGGTERSVRKLPSRRETSKKPEKEKLLASAPEAPLALSPMAKLTFLPNGNQDALEFHIQRKKIQHEWGLPLTVQKSVHAFAPVPPELHEGAPTPGGGSTAVGRAKVAAGRLDTGAKKPWIAGTVNIAVPSLHFLDPDAKENLEAHLRNLTIEHKWGLPKLVHKSMRAFIPLPSHLDLRDTEDEESPSAYSYDKTFAVREAPFSTEAAKDQHAYYSPHETEEGGGTDSCLDSEEPLFYPGSKPEHGVPWAQEIQIQCKILVNKPAQGKILKWKTPQWKSSHRPLFKDFTSE; encoded by the exons ATGGCGGCACCCATCCCGGATTTCCTCTCCCTCCTCGGGGACCCTCGGCTCCTCCTGGGCAGCGCCTTCTTCTTGCTCCTGCTCAATTACCTCCTGTGGGAGCTTCTGCACAGCCACCCGCTGGGGGAGAGGATCTCTCACTCGCCCTGGGGGCGCCACCTGCAGCCCCCCATCCTCCCTAAAATCTTAGCCAAGCTAAGGCCTGTCATCGAATGG GTGCGTTCAAGAGCCAGAGACCTGGAGGCTGCCCAGAACACGCGAG GAATCTTGATGCGACTGCTACCCTCGACCGAAGAAGAGACCGTCTCCCGTGTCCACTGGGCCTCCATCCGTCAACTGCTCTGCGATGACCCCGCGTGCACCGTATGTGAGCGCGCAGCTCGTGAGACCGGTCCGTACGCAGACGCCACCGCAAGGCCAAGCAGCCACGGACCAGGAGACCCGAAGTCCAGAAGGAAGGGCCCGCAAAGATTCACCCGGAGTGCCAGTGAACCTGCTCCCACCTCTCTCCCCATGGACTTCAGCCCAGTGAGACCAGCCTCTTCTCTCGGGCCCCCGGGGGCCAAAGAAGTCCAAAGCCCCTCTTTTGAAGAGCCTGCTGCCCCTGACTGGGAGGAACGCAGTCACCCTTCCTCGCACCACAGTGGAATGGAAGTACTCGCTTCGTCATCGAGCACCTACGTAGCTTCTCGCTTTACCCAGACAAAATCCTCTTCCGACTTGTCGGAGCTCTCTGTCGGCAGCCTGACACTAAGCCGATCCACCAGTCAACTGGCCCTCGACAGATCTGCCAGTCAACTGGCCCTGGGAAGATCGGTCAGTCAACTTCAGATAACTCTTACACAACAGGCAGACTTCCAGGTGTCCTTGCAGACCGAAGGGGAGGCCTCTTCCGAGCACACGGCGGGGCAGCGGAGGAGCCCTCTCCCTCAGAAGCGGCCCTGCTCCCAGACTTCATTGCCAAGGTCCGAAGCACAATCACCCACCGGAGCCGTCGAGGAGCGGGAGGCTAAACCGACAACAGCGGATGTCCCCTTTCTCCCGGACGCCGTGGTTGCAACCTTGGAGTCTCACGTGTTGGTGAAGAGAGTCCAGCACTACCTGGGATTGCCTGTGGCCCTCCTCAGGTCCCTCAGGAGTTTCATGCTTCCCGCTCCACCTCTGACTTTCCGGAGGCGCCGGCGGGAATTTGGGGTGGTGACGAGGCCTCAAGCCCTCCCCTTTGTGAGTTCGGGCACCCGGAAGAAGCTGGAACTGCACCTGAGCAGAATGGTCCGCCTTAAGCGCTGGGATCTTCCCCGGAGGATCCACGGGGCCCTCGGGCAAATGAGGTCACCGCTCTGGTCCAATGAGGCCCCCCGCGGTCAAAGGAAGCCCCCCTCGGCAGTCAGGAAACAGGGGCCCCCCGGGGTCACAGGTCAGGGGAAAGGCACAAGGAGAGCACAGAGGATCCCCGCCCGGCTTCCCCCCGCAGCGGGAGTCCTGGACTCCAAGACCACCCCGGCCTCCCAAGCAGAGCTGCAGTCCCACCTTGTGAAAAAATCCTTGGAGATTAGGCTGGAGACCTTCCCCACCATCGTGGGCCATTCGCAGAAGATGACTTGGAGGGCAAGGGTTCCGCGGCTGCCCAAGTCGATTCTTCTGGGCCAAAGCTGCCCTCAGTTGCGGAACAGGCTGTGCCTCGTCCTCCGGAACAAGGCGGACACCGTGGATATGAACATCAAGTGCAAGTACCTCCACTTCCTCTGGGGGCTGCCCACCCTGCACATGCAGTCCCTGAGCAAGTTGGCTCCCCGCGCCCCTGCGTTGTCGACGGCCCCTGCCTGGCTGCACGCCTCCATTGAGTTTGTCAGCATGGAGCCCCCCTTTGTAGGGGTCTGGAGCCTGGAGTATCATGTCCTCCGGAAGCGGCTGCAGCATCAGTGGGGTCTGCCCAGCCTGGTCCTCCGGTCCGTCAAGCAGTTCCTCGTGCCCCTGCCTCCTTTGCCCGCCCGGGACGCTTCTGTGCGCTgctgcagccggctcaaagtgAAGGTCTTGATCGGGGACACTCTGTTCCTTCTCAGCCACCTGGAGATGAAGGAAAAGCTGGAGACTCACGTGAAGACCAAGATCATAGAGAGGCGGTGGGGCCTCCCCAGGAGGGCCCTGGACTCTCTGCGGGTGTTCATCCCGGTCACTCCCCCGCCGGTCCAGCGGCCCAAACAGCCCAAGAAGACCTTGGCCCAGCCGAAGGGACAGAAAGTGGCAAAGAGAAAGCCACCAGCCAGGAGACCCGGAGACCTGAAGAAGCTGATGGATTCTGCCGGGAAGGCCTTGGAGAGGCACctggccaagaaagccctggagGTCCGGTTGGGGGCAATTGCTCCCAGGGCCCAACGGTCTCAGGCTGCTGCCCGCCGGGCGCAGAAGACGCATAAGCTCCCCAAACCCATTCCCCCGGGGTTAAAACCACTGGTGCCACGGCCCCAAGAGCTCCTTTTCGTGGATCCCCCTGTGCTGGGGCATCTCCAACTCAACCTCGTCCACAAAGGCCTGATGTACAGGTGGGGGTTGATTACGGCCTACAAGAAGTCCCTTGCCCGGCTGTTCAAGGACACAGGCCCTCCAGCGGTCCTTGCCCAGGCCTTGCCCAAGCCCACCGAGCCAAAGTTCACGGCGATGCCGACGCCGTTTGTCAGCCGGCCAACCCGAGAGGTGCTGGAGTGGCACGTGAGGAGGAAGAGCCTGCAGCACACCTGGGGGATCCCAGTCCTCATTCAGAGGTCCCTCCGCTACCTTCTACCTGCCGTCCCTTCCTTTTACCCCCGGAAAGGAAGGCGTGCAGCGGTGGCTGTTTCGCTGACGGAGCCCAGCTTCCTAAGCAATGCCGCCCGACGAGAGCTGGAGAGAAACGTGCAAAAGAGGATTTTCAACCAGCGATGGCACCTGCCCAGGAGGGTTCTTGACTCTCTGAGGCTCCTGCAGCCCACCTGGGCGGCTGATGCCCTCCGTCAAAACCCACCGGGTCTTCCGTTCGCACAGAGCAAGGGAAGCTGCCTCCGGAAAGCTGGGCGCCCGAACCGTTCGGCACCCCCCGTGACGAGTGCCTTGTGCAACGCATGCTACATGAAGGAACTGTGGGGGGCTGCCCCACAGAGATCCCAGGGCTTCCCCATGTTAAGGCCCAAACGCATGGGAAAGATGGAGCTCCACTGGACCAAGAAATGCATGGAGGTCCAACTGGGAGTCTTCCCAATGGTTCTCAAGCGGTCCTGGAAACGCTCCTCGTTGACATCCCAGCAACGGCTCCCTAAGCTGATCCCCGCTGGGCGAAGGCCACGGCAACCCCGGAAAGGCTCCCTGTCCCTCGTGTCCCAGGAGGATGCCGGCCGGATGGAGGTGGCCGTACAGACCTGCCACCTGATGTCCCTCTGGGGTCTGGGCACGCGGTACGTGGAAGGACTCCGTGCAATGATTCCCGGCACTCCCGCCCGATCCCCCAGGAGGCCCAGGAGGCCCGGCCTCGAGTTCTCCGCAGGGAAGGTCTTGTTTCTTGCTGGCCAAGCCCTAGAAGCCTTGGAGTTCCATGTCCGGAGGAAGCGGCTGCAACACGAGTGGGGCTTGCCGGTTCTCGTCCGTCGTTCCGTCCAGGCCTTCGTGCAAGGGTCCCCCCAGGCCCCAGCCGCCCGCAAGACTACGACGCACATCGAAACCCTGCAGCAGGACTTGGCCTTTCTCCCTCGTGGTGCCTGCGGCCGCCTGGAACACCACCTGCAGCGGCTGAAGCTTCAGCGGCAGTGGGGGCTGCCCCTCAGGGTCCTGAAATCCCTGTACTCCCTGGTGCCGGGGGCAGAACCTCCCCACTCGATGCAGCTGTCAAGGGTCCCCTTTTCTACCAAGCCCAGCAGCAGGCTTCGGGGAAGACGAGGGCCGAGGGGCGCCGCGGAGCATGAGCCACGCAATAGGGGAGCTCCGGGCACAGCGGGACCAGGCCTCTGCCTGACGTGTCGGGGCTCCGCGCTGCAGGGAAGGGACGTGAAGAAGCTGCAGCAGCACCTGGCTAAAAAATTCATGGAAATACATCTGGAGGCTTTCCCCACTGTCCCGAGACTTTCCTGGAGGCGTTCCTGGCTGTCCTTGAAGCAGCCTCTCCCCAAGGTGATCCCCCCCGGCCACAGGGTCTTGGAGCCCCGgcgctcctccttccccttcctcaggGCGGAGGAGCTCGATCGGGTGGAGGTGGCCTTGCGGTGCAGCCGCCTGGCATCCCTGTGGGGGCTGGAGACGCGCTACGTGGAGGCCGTGGTAGCCATGGTGCCCCGGATGCCTTCCGGTCCTGGCAAGAGCCGAAGGGCTGCCTTTGGGCTTCCAGCGGGAAAGCTGCCATCGTTCCCGGGGCTGGACCCTGCGGCCTTAGAAATGCACATCCAGAGGAAGAGGCTTCAGCACGAATGGGGGCTTCCTGCCCTCGCCCTGAGGTCCCTCAAGGGCTTCATGCAAGGCGCGCCTGCAATGCCTCACCTTTCGAAGACTGTGATTGACACCTACGTGCTGCCTCAGGTGTTACCTTTCCTTCCTCAGCCTGCCCACAGGCTCCTGGACTTCCACATCCAGAGGATGAAGCTGCAGAGGGCGTGGGGCTTGCCCGGCAGGATACTGGCCTCCTTGAGGGCGTTCATCCCCTCTGCTTCCTTCGGAAACTCTTCATTCACTCTGCATTACAAGGAAGAGAGATCTGAGCTGGCGCGATCCAGGCCAGGAGAAACGCGGCGACCCTTGTGGGAGGGTAAGAGGACCCCATCCCTCTGCTTGAAGCAGAAGGGCCTGGATGCTCACCTCAGAAGAAAGTACCTGGAAACACACCTGGAGGCCTTCCCTCCCTTGGTGAGACGGTCTCAGGCAGCAGCCCGCAGCTGGAAAAAGACGCCCCTTCCCAAACTGGTCCGAGCTGGCCAGAAACACCCCACGAGCAGAGCTGTCTCCTTGTCCTTCCTTCAGCCAGCAACTGTGGATCTATTAGAAGTCAATGTGAAGCACAAACATCTGGCCTTCCTCTGGGGCCTGCCAGGCCAATACATGGAACCCCTGTCTATGTTCGCCACGAGAGGACATCCCCCGGTTCGACTCAGCGGCAAAAAAGTCAGGTTTCAGGAAGCAAAGACACCCTTCTGCCCGAAAGAGGCCAGAGAGAGGCTCGAACATCACATCCAGAGGAAGCGACTGCACCATCATTGGGGCTTGCCCGCCACCATCCAGCGGTCGCTTCACGCCTGGGCCCCCACACCGTCCACGTACACTCGCCCACGGGGGAAAACATACAAGGATGTAAACGTTCTGGTGGCAGACATCCTGTTCGTTTCTGCTCTGGCCCAGAAGAAGCTGGAAATCAGCCTGAAGAAGATGATCATCCACGGACGGTGGGGTCTCCCTAAGAGATTACAGGGCTACTTACGGGCTTTTGCCCCCACCCCTCTTGCGGAGAGACAACCGCAAAAGGACAGGGCAGCCGATGGGGGCATCATGGCCTCTATGCCTGGCATGAAACAAGCCCAGCTGAGCCCTAGACCAAGGCAAGCGACAGCTGTAGGCCTCGTGTCCCGACAGGCCCCGTCACAGGCATGGGGATCGCCAATCTTAGGGCTTTTCAGAAGTTCGAAGATAAGGGCTCTGGAAAATCACCTCCAGAAAAAGTCCTTGGAGATTAAATTCCAGTTGCCAGCGGTAGGTGTTGGCACCGTCACAcgcgcccccctcccaaaatgtgcCCCCCTTTCCCCCGTAGTGAAACCCAGAGGGGCTGTGCTTTTTGTGGAGCCGGAAGCTCtgctgaagataaaacagaacatCAAGCACAAATACCTAACGTATCTTTGGGGTCTCCCCAGTCTGCACATGGAATCCCTGAAGAAGATGTTTGGAACCGTTCCAGAATGGCCACAGAAGGGTCTTCTCGGAAAAGAGGCAAGGTGGAAGGGACGCGGGGCTGCCCACACCGGAAAGGGGACAGGAAGTTCTGCGGGCTTTGGATCAAGACCCTTCCTCTCGCCTACAGTCAAGCTGACTTTTCTGGGTGAGAAGGCCTCCGATCTTCTGGAAAGGCACGTCCGGCACAAGAAGCTGCAACACGAATGGGGCTTACCTTCCACGATCCAAAAGTCTCTTCGTGCGTTTGCGCCATTCCCATCCGAAACGCGAAGGAGAACACCCTCTTTGGAGCAAGCAGCCAGGAGGCCATGCGGCCTCAAAGTCAACGTCAGCCCCCAGACCCTGCTGTTCTTGGATCCTGCCAAAACGAGGCACTTGGAGGAACATCTGAGGAGCCGGATTGTGGCCCACCGATGGGGAATCCCCAAGAGGGTTCAGCAGTCCCTGAAGTTGCTTCTTCCGCCGGCGACCCTTTCCCAAAGAAGCAAGGACCGAGCACAAACTTTGCTTTGCCAATGTGATCAAATCCCTCCGGCAGCTGCCAGACACCCCCTGAGCGAGGCGGGAGGCTTATGGGGCAGGGTCACAAGCAGAGACGTTTCACCCAGGAGAGGTCTGTCGCAGAAGGGCCAGGCTCAACAGCCGTACTGGAGGGCAGTAGAACAACCTGCAGTGTTATCTCCAAAGGAAACGCACCGAGATAAAACAACCAGGCACAGGAGACAGAACCTAGAGAGGAAACCTCTCCACACAGCGCAGTCCCTCCCAAGTCAGgcctgggatctcctggaattccacatCCGGCGCAGAAGGATTCAGCACGAATGGGGATTGCCCTCCATGGTGCAGAAATCCCTGCAGGCCTTTGCCCCGCTTCCCCCTGACAAGCGGGCGGTTATGAAGCCCAGAGCAGGAGCATACTTGGCGGCCAAGGGCCTGAGGGCGCAAAGAACAGCCGCTGACCCTACACGGCCGTCTGCTGCTCAAGTCAGTGTGCCTTTCCAGGCCACGATGTTCTTGGATCCAGATGTCAGGAGACACCTCGAGGCCCACGTGAGGAGTCGGACTGTGTCGCACAGGTGGGGCCTTCCCAAGCTTGTCCAGGACTCTCTGGGGGCATTTCTACCTCCTGAACCTCCTTCCCAAACCCGTCATCCTCACTCATACCAGCAGCATGAAGCCCAGTCTGACTCGGAGGGAAAGAAGTCGCCAGAGTTACTCAGGGTTGAACACAGACGGCCTGAAAAGCGGGCGAGCGCATGGCAGGGGAGGCCCGTGGCCACCACGAGACCGGGCAAGAAAGCGGCTGTTATTTCTCCTGAGCTGaaaccctccttcctcccagatGAGCTCCTGGGTCTCCTCGCGTTTCATATCCAGCACAAGAAGGTCCAGCATTTTTGGGGCATGCCAATCATTGCACTGCGGTCCCTACACACCTTTGCCCCGTTTCCCTTTGAGAAAGAGAAGGACATGCGGCGCACAGGGAAGAGCGCAAGAGAGATGCGCCCGTGGTCAAGAGGAGAAGTACGAGCCATTACACCGAGTCTCTTGTTCCTGAGTCCGGACACAAAGCTGCACCTGGAGAACCACCTGAGCAACATGATCGCAAAGCACCGATGGGGTCTCCCCGCACTGGTACAGCAATCTCTGAAGGCTTTCCTGCCTCCTGCACCTTCTTCCCCATCTAAGGGGGCTCAAGGGCAGCCTCTGACGACTCAGCCCCACATATCCTTCAGGGGGGCTGCAGCTGGTGGAGGCCAGCTTGATGACGCCAAGCATGAGGCCATGCCTGGAAGGAGGAGAACCAGAAACCGTGAGAGTAGCCATCAGAAGAAACAAGCAACGGCTTTCTCctctcctgcacagaagctgccATTCCTCACCAGGGAGGCTCAGGAACTTCTGGAGTTTCACATGCAGCGTAAGAAAGTCCAGCATTTGTGGGGCCTACCAATGATTGTACTGAAGTCCTTGCATGTCTTTGCCCCCTTTGAGAAAGAGAAGGACACTTGGCACACGGGAAAGGGCGCAAGAGAGATGCGCCCGTGGTCAAGAGGAGAAGTACGAGCCATTACACCGAGTCTCTTGTTCCTGAGTCCGGACACAAAGCTGCACCTGGAGAACCACCTGAGCAACATGATCACAAAGCACCGATGGGGTCTCCCCGCACTGGTTCAGCAATCTCTGAAGGCTTTCCTGCCTCCTGCACCTTCTTCCCCATCTAAGGGGGCTCAAGGGCAGCCTCTGACGACTCAGCCCCACATATCCTTCAGGGGGGCTGCATCTGGTGGAGGCCAGCTTGATGACTCCAAGCGGGAGGTCACACCTAGAAGGAGGAGAACCAGAAACCGAGAGAGCAGCCATCAAAAGAAACAAGCAACGGCTTTCTCCTCTCCTGCAGGGAAGCTGCCATTCCTCACCAGGGAGGCTCAGGAACTTCTGGAGTTTCACATGCAGCGGAAGAAAGTCCAGCATTTGTGGGGCCTACCAATGATTGTACTGAAGTCCTTGCATGTCTTTGCCCCCTTTGAGAAAGAGAAGGACACTTGGCACACGGGAAAGGGCGCAAGAGAGATGCGCCCGTGGTCAAGAGGAGAAGTACGAGCCATTATCCCGAGTCTCTTGTTCCTGAGTCCGGACACAAAGCTGCACCTGGAGAACCACCTGAGCAACATGATCACAAAGCACCGATGGGGTCTCCCCGCAATGGTTCAGCAATCTCTGAAGGCTTTCCTGCCTCCTGCACCTTCTTCCCCATCGAAGGGGGCACAACCACAGCCTCTGACGACTCAGCCCCACATATCCTTCAGGGGGGCTGCATCTGGTGGAGGCCAGCTTGATGACGCCAAGCATGAGGCCATGCCTGGAAGGAGGAGAACCAGAAACCGTGAGAGTAGCCATCAGAAGAAACAAGCAACGGCTTTCTCctctcctgcacagaagctgccATTCCTCACCAGGGAGGCTCAGGAATTTCTGGAGTTTCACATGCAGCGTAAGAAAGTCCAGCATTTGTGGGGCCTACCAATGATTGTACTGAAGTCTTTGCATGTCTTTGCCCCCTTTGAGAAAGAGAAGGACACTCGGCACACGGGAAAGGGCGCAAGAGAGATGCGCCCATGGTCAAGAGGAGAAGTACGAGCCATTATCCCGAGTCTCTTGTTCCTGAGTCCGGACACAAAGCTGCACCTAGAGAACCACCTGAGCAACATGATCACAAAGCACCGATGGGGTCTCCCCGCACTGGTTCAGCAATCTCTGAAGGCTTTCCTGCCTCCTGCACCTTCTTCGCCATCTAAGGGGGCTCAAGCACAGCCTCTGGCAACTCAGCCCCACATATCCTTCAGGGGGGCTGCAGCTGGTGGAGGCCTGCTTGATGACTCCAGGCGGGAGGTCACACCCAGAAGGAGGAGAACAGGGAGTCGAGAGAGCAGCCATCAGAAGAAACAAGCAACGGCTTTCTCCTCTCCTGCAGGGAAGCTGCCATTCCTCACCAGAGAAGCTCAGGAACTTCTGGAGTTTCACATGCAGCGGAAGAAAGTCCAGCATTTGTGGGGTCTGCCGTCAACTGTGCTGAGGTCCCTGCGCACCTTTGCGCCATTTCCCCATGAGCCAGCGAAGCATGCCCCAGATGCTGCAGTGGCCACAACTAAGGGACGTCCATGGGATACCGAAGTGCGGATCCCCCCGCAGAGCCTCGTATTTCTGAATGCAGATGCCAGAGAGCGCCTGGAAGCCCACGTGAGGAGTCGGACTGCGGAACACAGATGGGGCCTTCCGAAACTTGTTCAAGAGTCTCTGAGAGCTCTTCTGCCTCCATCCATTTCACACCCTGGAGAAACAATCAGGCAGCCCCTGCTGCACCGACGTTTGGAATCTCCCCAAGGGCCGATGATCCAGCCCCAAGGGGGGACAGAAAGATCCGTGCGGAAACTGCCCAGCAGAAGAGAGACATCCAAGAAGCCAGAGAAGGAGAAACTGTTAGCTTCGGCCCCTGAAGCGCCTCTGGCTTTGTCTCCCATGGCAAAActgacttttctccccaatggcaaCCAGGATGCTCTCGAATTCCACATCCAGCGCAAGAAGATACAGCATGAATGGGGGCTACCACTCACGGTGCAGAAATCTGTGCATGCATTTGCTCCCGTCCCCCCAGAGCTTCACGAAGGTGCACCCACTCCAGGAGGAGGGAGCACGGCTGTAGGAAGAGCAAAGGTTGCTGCGGGGAGGCTGGACACTGGGGCCAAGAAACCATGGATCGCTGGGACAGTGAATATCGCGGTGCCAAGCCTGCATTTCTTGGATCCAGACGCAAAGGAAAATCTAGAAGCCCACCTAAGAAATCTGACCATCGAGCACAAATGGGGTCTTCCCAAATTGGTTCACAAGTCGATGAGGGCATTTATTCCCCTCCCGTCTCATCTCGACCTCAGAGATACGGAGGATGAGGAAAGCCCTTCAGCGTATTCTTATGATAAGACCTTTGCGGTGCGCGAGGCACCGTTTTCTACTGAAGCGGCGAAGGACCAGCATGCTTACTACTCCCCGCATGAAacggaggaaggaggagggacagATTCCTGCCTGGATAGCGAAGAGCCCCTCTTCTATCCTGGCTCAAAACCAGAGCATGGCGTG CCCTGGGCCCAAGAAATACAGATCCAATGCAAGATCTTGGTCAACAAACCTGCCCAGGGCAAGATACTCAAGTGGAAGActccccagtggaagagctcccatcGCCCGCTCTTCAAGGACTTCACTTCGGAATAG